One stretch of Oncorhynchus tshawytscha isolate Ot180627B linkage group LG19, Otsh_v2.0, whole genome shotgun sequence DNA includes these proteins:
- the iqub gene encoding IQ and ubiquitin-like domain-containing protein gives MSEEDAETSGLNGIADEQNVKKEGIGPEAELDESQVESNTTEHLLPDVQDSDTGVKTETGELVGETVHKSTFLTSGEEDTVEATAQADLPEDSMQDGASPKKTTFSNEVGNSTATVKIMLMPEGHMMTMAFAIGLTVKELKYHFATELKVPSELIQISQSGRMVDDHRTLIELGVQPHGTIQLEMTSSDPENHPIRPVKPQQDYNMPDVITVRVQTDPETETFQDVVVEIERVTHRKAFLGGYRHKATETEYHHAAVQTIAKRKPIKGVGTFSRDTQTVTVKSQSQQCTNSTSTQMTKIGCYVSNMEDKLISPGSYITAAQYHSKRLRAVITLQMYTRRWQAKRMTDQLRQDRELRLTWMEKEGRRKREEKEEQIKAEYHRRMNPQCRDDFALLYSALEKWRKEEVEHIDATLDGAERKAALCALLEQESQLIASIGRHRIAAGERNYDKAVQAFLEKCAAPKRWRAFDGKMTQVDTQYTIRAKELRDLYSSINLQYLNQEERLDVLLTLKHTVKEHDCKLTQNIVELIDREADLLMRGVKETNLEGLRKRISTLFLQYIKTPTFNPEVAKLLKVPQDPAQLRKNIYFCRGCSRYLLSTDFALTANARLVGKCRSCSELDNEARRREDFSHYKTILRRLRKTEAQRNKEAKITYLLQEQDLRYLVDVVWGAQSALSAWSDMHDLVMVRWDCQWEWSPWNCILLTKGEAAAHIKMENTEKAYGVVFIRNVKHKHTVAKKYFSKIPVMAKYLQEVDLQSATHGNLLVAKPIKTVTARILTTIPQAAGGKATQ, from the exons ATGTCCGAAGAAGACGCAGAAACGTCGGGGCTCAACGGGATTGCTGatgaacaaaatgtgaaaaaagagGGGATAGGTCCTGAAGCAGAATTAGATGAATCTCAGGTTGAAAGCAACACCACTGAACACCTGCTTCCAGATGTACAAGATAGCGATACTGGAGTAAAGACTGAAACTGGCGAGCTGGTGGGGGAAACGGTGCACAAGTCAACTTTTTTGACATCAGGTGAGGAGGACACAGTGGAGGCGACAGCTCAAGCGGACCTTCCTGAGGACAGCATGCAAGATGGAGCATCACCAAAGAAAACAACCTTTTCTAATGAAGTTGGGAACTCAACAGCCACTG TGAAGATCATGCTGATGCCGGAGGGACACATGATGACGATGGCCTTTGCAATTGGGCTGACCGTCAAGGAGTTGAAGTATCACTTCGCAACTGAGCTGAAAGTGCCATCAGAACTCATACAGATTTCTCAGAGTG GTAGGATGGTAGACGACCATAGGACCCTGATAGAGCTGGGAGTGCAGCCTCATGGCACCATCCAGTTGGAGATGACCTCGTCTGACCCTGAAAACCACCCCATCCGTCCTGTCAAGCCCCAGCAGGACTACAACATGCCTGACGTAATCACTGTCCGTGTCCAGACAG acccagagacagagacattccaGGATGTGGTGGTGGAGATTGAGAGGGTCACCCATAGGAAGGCATTCCTGGGAGGCTACAGACACAAGGCCACAGAGACCGAGTACCACCATGCAGCTGTACAGACCATAGCTAAGAGGAAACCCATTAAGGGGGTGGGGACCTTCAGCCGCGATacacag ACAGTGACGGTGAAGAGCCAATCCCAGCAGTGCACCAACAGCACATCCACCCAGATGACCAAGATCGGCTGCTACGTGTCCAACATGGAGGACAAGCTCATCTCCCCTGGCTCCTACATCACTGCCGCCCAGTACCATAGCAAGAGACTGAGAGCT GTGATCACTCTGCAGATGTACACGCGGCGCTGGCAGGCCAAGCGGATGACGGACCAGCTGAGGCAGGACAGGGAGCTGCGTCTGAcctggatggagaaagaggggaggaggaagagggaggagaaagaggagcagatCAAGGCTGAGTACCACAGGAGGATGAACCCCCAGTGCAGGGACGACTTTGCCCTGCTCTACAGTGCCCTGGAGA agtggaggaaagaggaggtAGAGCACATCGATGCCACTCTGGATGGTGCTGAGAGGAAGGCTGCTCTGTGTGCGCTACTGGAGCAGGAGAGCCAGCTCATTGCCTCCATCGGACGCCATCGCATCGCCGCCGGAGAGAGGAATTACGACAAGGCCGTGCAGGCCTTCCTTGAGAAG TGTGCTGCCCCTAAGAGGTGGCGTGCTTTCGATGGGAAGATGACCCAGGTGGACACCCAGTACACCATTAGAGCCAAGGAGCTGAGAGATCTGTACTCCAGCATCAACCTGCAGTACCTCAACCAGGAGGAGAGGCTTGACGTGCtgctcacactcaaacacaccgtCAAG GAGCACGACTGCAAGCTGACCCAGAACATTGTGGAGTTGATTGACAGGGAGGCGGACCTCCTGATGAGGGGGGTAAAGGAGACCAATCTGGAGGGGCTGAGGAAGAGAAtctccaccctcttcctccaATACATCAAAACCCCCACCTTTAACCCTGAGGTGGCCAAACTGCTCAAG GTCCCCCAGGACCCAGCCCAGTTGAGGAAGAACATCTACTTCTGCCGCGGCTGCAGCCGCTACCTGCTTTCCACTGACTTTGCACTTACAGCCAATGCTCGCCTGGTAGGCAAGTGTCGCAGTTGTTCGGAGCTGGACAACGAGGCTCGCCGCCGCGAGGACTTCTCCCACTACAAGACCATCCTCAGGAGGCTCCGCAAGACTGAGGCCCAGAGGAACAAAGAGGCCAAGATTACCTACctgctgcag GAGCAGGACCTGCggtacctggtagatgtagtgtggGGGGCCCAGTCGGCCCTCAGTGCATGGAGCGACATGCATGACTTGGTAATGGTGAGGTGGGATTGCCAGTGGGAGTGGAGTCCCTGGAACTGCATCCTGCTCACCAAGGGAGAAGCTGCTGCTCACATCAAAATGGAGAACACTgagaag GCCTATGGAGTGGTGTTCATTCGGAAtgttaaacacaaacacacagtggcaAAGAAATACTTCTCCAAGATCCCCGTCATGGCCAAATACCTCCAGGAAGTGGACTTGCAATCAGCCACCCACGGCAACCTGTTAGTCGCCAAGCCCATCAAAACGGTGACAGCCAGGATCCTGACTACCATCCCACAAGCCGCTGGTGGCAAGGCCACGCAGTGA